CACCTAACTCAAGCAATCTACTTATatcattagttattatttatgatGATTAGCATATTCATAGTTTTGAGATGGAAGCTTACCAAAGTGAGATATTTTACAACTTCATGGGATGAGAGGGGTTATATAATGTTGGTGGAGTATTTTATATTTGGTTCCATAAAAATTGCATGTTATCTGTGCACCATTTGTAGTATGGAGGAGCTATGTGCTTGGCACGGCATGTAGTCTTACCTATTAATCAATATTAGTCACAATCTTTAAAtcattataattttgtttgtgcAGATTCTGTAAGGGAAAATGGTAAGAGCGACCCAAGTTCATTGGAAGGAACTTATCTTGAGGCAAAGTTGCAGCTTGAGAAGGAAGAGCAGGAGTTGGAGAGGACTGTATCCGACCTTGCTGAAGTGAAGGTACTGTATTTCCATGTTTTACCTATGTGGTGTTTGTATTTGACTATCGAGTGATTATCTGATAACTATGACTTGAAGTCTCGGCATATATTTATTAGATTTGGGATAAAcatattttggttttgtttATCTGATTATTTATCTATGGGTAGCATAAAATTACTTAATGATAACTAAAATGCAAACATCCAAAACACTATCTTCTACTGCCTGTTATTACTATTATTGTTTATCGATATTCAGTGTTCAGTATGACTTGGTAACTCTGAAAGTTCATATCCAAACAACCTCAGGCCCTCCTTGTGAACATCTTTTTcttaacattattaattttaatttttagtattaAACTAATCTCTTGGTTTTGGACTGGTAGGCTAAGGATATCCATGACAAGATTGTTCGTTTCGAAGAGCTTGAGCTACAAATGGAGAGAGAATGGCAACAACTACAACAAATGCAACATTCGTTGTTTGTTGATCAGCTAACGCTTTTGTTTCACAAGAATGATAGAACCAGTTGGAAAGAAAATACTGAACAAACAGTCAAAGCTGGATCTTGATATCACTTGTAGAATAGTTCTtgattagggttttggaatcAAGCCATGTGCTTTAATTAGTATAGATGCAATCTACCGTATATTGAGATTATAGGAACTTGTACCTGGAAATGTTTACAAACTCGTAGTTTCAGATTGCATAAACTTTGTAGCCATTGTTCCTAAactcaaaatatcaaatttattgTTATCATCACATGACAACTTTCAGTTGCTTTACTTCAACTGCTGGCTAAttacaataatattattttgGATTGGATATGTATGAccattgcaaaaaaaaaaaaaaaaaaattctctatCTTTACcgtatacaaaattacaaaaaagaaGGAAAGTTTTGAGTATGTTCTTGCATACACCAAACCCTTCTGGTGCCAATGCTGCTGATATATGTGAGCACTTTGAGGCCCTGCAATAAGAATTAAAGGCAATGAAATCAGCTGGTGCATATGTCAAGAAAATAGCTGGTTTGACAAGGTACTAACCTGGCTAGTAAATCTGCTTTGCCTGATGCTTCTGACTATACTTATCAGACTAATTTGAATGATGCAACTGCCTGAAAGTGAGAATGAAAGTTACCTAAGTTTCCAAAGCATATAACAAGATCTATATCCATCTATACACGTCTGTTTTGGCTTGCAAggtaaaaaaaagggtaaatggggAGGACCCTAGCCCcagtaccacaattggataccaatcgactcaccccgtatgagccatatgatgctggtacaatacctccatcctagTCCCCACATGATTTAGGCACCCTGAAGGATTGAACCCGCTTCTTTAGAACTTCACATATGGgcctaggcttcattggtaacgggtaccttaaatGAATTGTTTTTTGTGCCAAGCGGGGATCGAACTTGGGACCTTAAAGTCACCAAGTGCTACCCTAATCACTAGGCCAACTCCTTGTTGGTTGAACATGTCACTGAAGTTTCACAAATTTAAGACCAAAAAAATAACGTGTTTCTTGTATTTTGCACAAATTTTATGTTAAACTCAGAAATCATACGGGGTAAGATCTAAATAGTTGACTTCTAATAGAGTTTGTGGATGCAACAaacatatatcaattttaacacaCCTTTTCAATCTGTGCACGATATTTTTCTGATTCGTTGTCCATGTACTGCAAAAATACGAAACCATGGTGCTCATATTTACATGAAGAACCAAAAGCAGACTAATTTATACATTAGTTTGTAAAATGTATGACACTAACCTGTCCTGTGAGAGTGTATAATCTATTGTACCATCCATTGTTAGCTATTCCCAGAACGGAGTACAAATGTCGTTCACTTTCCCCAGGATTCGTAAGTGTGTACTCTAAGTAGTACATACCTGGTCAGTAGTGCAAATTATATATCAGTAAAAGTTGTCTAGTTGTACACTCACTATCGACTTATATGACCTCTAGTCATGCAATCTTGCAAACCATCTTTTACAAAAACTGAAAAGAGTAAAGTAAACTAAACTTGATCATTTTAAGTTAAGGATATCGAGACTGTAGTTCGTAAGTTTGTAAAAAGGAATATGAGGGAAAATCATGTCATTTCAGCTCAAGTTGGCCAGAACAGGAACTTCACAGCCTTTATCGGATACAGATGAACTTTGCTGTCTTTCTGTTAGTATCACTTATGAGACACTGGATTTCTCTATGAAAAAGGTAAAGCAATATGGCAATACCTTTAGTGGATTTACTGTCGATGAGTTTAGCTGAAACACCAGGTGGTCGCTGCCAGCTTCTGTCCAATCCACTGACCTATTAAACAGGAATTCCTTATATTATTTCCCACTATTTCATAACCTGCATATTAATTATAACTCAAGTGTTTAACATACCAGGTTCTCTGCAAAAGCATCAACCTTGCCAAAAGATTCCAACTTTGTAAAGTCCGCACCAAGCCCCGTGATCACCAGGCTGACTGAAATATACTTTCGGAAACTTTGAGAATGATTTCCAAAATAATCTGATGATCAGTGAAAAAGTAATACGTACCATTTGAATTAGCTGCTTCTGAAGGATAGAATGCAGTAACAGACTTGAATCCGTTGCCTTCTCCTCCTCCTATTAGCCAATCTACAAGTTGAAAATACTTGTTAGAGTTATATCTTATTTATCATACTCTCTTCTGATGGCATCAGTAATATTAGCaagaaaatgaatttttttGGTACCTCGAAACCCAGATAATATAGGATTAAGTTCCTCTAAAGTTGTTATTAACTTCATAGGTGAAGTTGAgagaatcttgacctttggattaaaatcaaaggttaagattcaaagttgatatttgaatcttgacacttgattttaatccaaaggttaaaatcatcaactttactataaagttaataataactttagaggatctcaatccgATAATATAAGGATAAAAACTTTAATctatacttaatttttttactCTCAGACAGTAAGATCATGCACATGAAAGCGATAACAATAACGATGCAATctcataaataaatagaaaaacttATCAATGCAACTTATTCACCTTGAGGAATGGTTATCTTGAACTTGTTCACATCATCCGTGTATATTCGATAACCCTCTGGAATAGCTAGCAAAACCATAAACATTTTCCAATAGTAAAAACAATAGAAAATGCAAAATCATAAATCCAAAGATCTTTACTTAATAGTCACTAACATACTCAACAGACTTTACCTTCTTCGGCAAATGCAAGTGGAACCATTGCAGGCACAAACAACGAGCCAAATACAGTGTTCAACAAGAGATCTCTTCTTTGAACTTTAAAAGATTGATCCTCGACTGTTAGGCTGAGTTCATACAAGATATAACCCACCAAAAATAACTAAATCAGTAATGCaacacatttaatgtatatatatagctgaATGTAACATTTGGAAATTAGAAATTAGTATTCACAGGAGCATCTCAATTGTTTTTGGGGCCTAAAGTGAATTTATGAAATGAGGTCTTATCGATTAACAATATGCATCCTAACAGGGTCAAGCTAGGAAAATGATTGAGTCGGGTTCATACTCAAAACTCATCAAACTTGTATATGGAATTAGTGGATTCACAACCAAGATTAAACAAAATTTGcattatatttacactattgccTGCTTGGATGTCACTGCTAGGTTCGAACTACTAACAAACTAACAAgcctttctaaaaaaaaataagaaataaaaaatactaaaattaCCAAAACTTTAGGCTTGAGTGGGTTCAAATGACCCCATTGGAGCAACACTCCTGCATACTAATACTTGACTATACTGAAGCATAAACACGCTTTTCGCTTATTTGTTAACAATTCGcttcaaaagttcaaaacagaCCCTTAAATATCGACTCGTATATCTTTTATGGTTCAAAAATCGgcttctatatgtatatattggcATAGAAATGGAGCTCAATTACCATTGAGACACCCgaagaaatcaagaaaatgaaatagAGAGTGAAACTACCATAAATCTTGGTCTTGTTGACGGGTCTTGCAAAAGACAAGATTTTGATAGTGGGGTTTCTTGAATCCTGATGAAAGTAGAGGAAAAAGAATAATTATGGATATATTATACTGTACACAAAGTATATGAAGTCAGATagataatacatatatgtatggaAAGTGTATACTTGTAAAGTGAGGGAAGAAAACATCAGGTGGAGAAGAAATGTGAGGACGAAGAGAGTGAGAATGGAGAGAAGAAAGGGGCGCCATGGTTACTTAATTGATGAGCTGAAATTGAATGACTAGTAATCCACCTCTAAAATCTTTTCATTTGATTTGGATATTGTCCTTGTACACTTGGTTTTACATGTTTTCCAGATGGCaatctttttgttatataaccttttttttttttttttttcatttctaagcATGATATTTTTTAGTCGTAGCTTTGCTTctctattgttttaataaaatttttaaatctcctacattttataaatagttacaacaaaattatattagtAAATACCTAATTGTTTTTAATGAActcaaaaattattaaaaaataattaacttaaaaactaatttacaccctaaatttttgttttactaATTGacaatttaaacttttattttttaatatattttaacttacaTCATTCGATACTCACCAACAATAACGGTCGTCATCAACACTCATCCATAATTGCTTACATTATGATACCATTATCTCTACATTATATTCTATGACCGTAAATActattgtatatattatatggtaATTAACACAGTGGGATGTTCTTTTTTTACCATTAGTTCACCTGTTTTTCGGTGGTGTTTGAattacaaaaggaaaaaaaaaacccgaacaGCTGAACTCATGACATACCAAAAAGTAGCCATAAAAAACCTCAAAACCCGGGACTCTTTATAACTACTTACAATTAAGCGGTGGATGGATCGCCTgatgagcatatatatatatatatatatatatatagcaatgcTGCTACGTGGATATCTAGTAAAAGTAATATTGTTACATATCTTACATCACTTTCACCATTAATACTGCTATAAAGTTGAGCAAAAATAGCCAACAGTTGTACTCTCATTTCGGTGAGAACCacttgagtttgttcaacaagCTAGCTAAGCTAGAGAGAGTTATCATTCGGTAATTACTTACTTACAATCTTTCATTGTATATGTTCATGTTGTTTTAATCGGTTAATTTGGTatcatcttttatatatgtttttttgttctcTGTTACATTATGACACATGTTTCTTTAAGAAATTTTGTTGTAAGCCTAAGTAGGCCCTTACTTTTGATAATGTGGGCATGTTTTATTGttgtgttaaaaaaaattatggggAATTTGGTTTTTATAGAATATAATGCAGCAATAAAAATTCATTTGCTAAGCATGAGATcggtaaaataagtatttggttaatatatgtattatgtttactcaatttttagaaatttcttttgtgtaattaaatttgatcttaaTTGGCACAAATCCTAATTAACTGTGATTCTTTTGGagaactttttattttgttgttgaaattTAACATTTGTATATGCTGCTTGATCTATTGATGATAGAAGTAAAGATATAGGCATTTTAATATCGATTTATGGAAGTTCTCGGgttacaaaagattaaaatgGGTAAAGGTAGCGCTTTTGTATGATTTAGAAGGATTGATTTGAGTAGAAGGTGTTGCAGTTAAGTATTGATTAGAAGATTTTGATCATTTAGATGTATGAAATAATAGAAAGGCGGGGATATATTACGAAAGCCCTTGTACGTACCGAGTATTAAGGATGATCGTCTATTAGCTACAAATGGATCACATATAAATTTATTCCATATGACGTATTTCCTTTTAGGAAACGGTTTTATGTTGTACTTGCAGTACAAAATCTCGACCAACGGTAATATGTTGTTCTTGTAGTAGGAAACATCGTAGCTAGACACAATTTAACGGTTTCTAAGGTGTGACGTATGCCCTTTTTACCGATCCTGGTTGTGACAAGCTATGCAAGAGTACGTAGTACCAACCCTGATGTTGTAGTTCTAGATGGTCCATGTATGGTATAAATCCTTTCGCTGTGAATTGCCTTTTTAGGAACAACCGGAGTGTCGTCAACCAATGTGtatatttatacaaaatttattttacGTCCTATAAACGTTACATTTATGTAGATTGAATGCAATGGCTATTAATTAAGGTGTGACGTATGCCCCTGTTTACTGATTGTACGTCGCTAGTCAGAGTACGTAGGCTAATTTTTACGTCAGCTATTAGAGTTAAACTACCAGAATTTTCTTTTTCGTGCTCAATTATTGCCTATCTGCATCCTTTTGCAATGTATGATAAGAAAATTATCATCACAGAGATTTGTGATACTTAGAAAATCATATTGGGAGGATATACCAAGTGATCTGAGGAAAAAAATGTTGtttgttgattttaattatgTAACCGAATGAAATATGGTTTATTAAGACTCTTAAAGCACGAGTCTAAGGGGTGTAAAAggtagaaaaaaaaatcttgaattCAATATAGAAACATTTCATTGATTTACACTAGATTCGATTACTATCATACTATCATGATGAAATGTAAAAAAGTGCACCCCATAAGATAGTTCGATGAAACTTGTTTGTATGTTTTGTCACCATGAAATTAGATGTGCGATTCACATGCCATTAGCAGCACCATAAAAATAACATGTCGTAAGATATGATTTATTTGATGTCCAATTTCACACTTACAATCATCTTCTCTTGACGTGTATGGTCTCTTTTTTAATCCTTTTATAGCTTAGTCTGAGATGGAACGTGGGTTACAAGATATCCAAGTGGATCTGCTTTGTCCTGTCCCAACACCTCGAGTAACATACTATGGAGCTGCAGCAAATGCCAGAGGACGCCGAATTGCCAAGATAGTTGAGTTTCTTGCTAGTGAGCGTTACTACTTAGCAGTAGTCAAGGTTCCTAAGATTCAGAGTTTTGATGGTAAGTCTCATTTTTGTCtaaaaataaggaaataaaaatGGTTTTATAAATAGAAACTTTATAAGTTTGTGAATACaaaaatgcagtcaactaatggATGATTTTTATGACTGGATCAGATAGAATCAACTTGACTATCGACAGCACAAACAAGGCAAAACTTGAAGGAAAAATTGATCTAGCGGAGAGGCGCACAGGTGTGCCACGTGGAAGGGAAACGTGGGGTATGTCTTTCTATTTTCCTGGACCCGTTGACTGGTGGACCGCTTTCGTTTTATTTACCTCAGAAACAAAGATGGAGATCTCTGTAATGAAAACAAGACCTGTTGCTGAACTAGCAACTACTACTGCAGCGGATGTGGCTGCTTTACTAGATATTTGCCTACCTTCCCCGTCTGCATCCCCAACGGCTGTGGCTGGTCCAGCTGTAGCTAGCTCCTCATCCACCGGGTCTGGTTCCACCGAGGCCAATCAAGAAGGTGCCAACCCACCTTTCCCTGAACTCGATGATATGGTCTCCGAGTGGTTTGCATAGTTAGATGGCTACAATACAATGGAAATCTTAAACTTCTTTAGTATGATGATATCAGggttaataataaataataacatcTTATAATACATTGTTGattttgatattaaatcatAGCCCTTTGTATATAATTTCAGCATCACAATTTCATCCCTTCATCTACATGCGTTCATTTATATGAAACTATTACAAAATCACAACACGCAAAACTTTTTTAGAATGGTATACTCTTGTGACAAcaatatttcttttaaacaaacaaTGTAAGTGGACAATGATAGACTAAAATTTCATAGTAGAAGTAATACATAATTGGTAGTTAGAATATATAAAGTTAACATATACTCTTTAACAAAAGTTATGTATCTCCGGCGTTTTCAAGCAAGTAATCGCTAGTATCATTGAATCCATAGTTGAACTCCAAGTCGATCTTGTATATCCAAACAACGAGTCAACACACTGCACTCACGCACAATCAACCGTATTTGCTACGTTATTTGGTTATCAATTTTTGCGCTTCCGCTCTAAGTTTAATGGTCATTGTAAAAATAAACGTAATAAGACTTGttactatttattttttctaaaaagacttttttttaatatattaaaaaaatatatctaagtGGTCATGAAGGCTCACCTATAATGGATATGGACTTGTAAAACGAGTCAATTTTTGAGATTAGTTTTATTAAGATAGTATTAGTTTCCATATTAGTTAGTTTACACATTATTAGTTTCCATGTATTAGGTTAAtagactctataaatacaacttATTGTAATCCTCATTAATCACAATCAAATACAATAACCTATAAGGTTTCTCACAAAATGAGTACGAGTTACAGAAAGATTAATATTACTTtcttaataatatttgtatttttttatagtCCTTTTCctttatctaccaataaactaaaacaggattgagatgttcttaATACAACACGTGGCATAATCCTTGATCGACtcgtgtctttttaatttatttattttattgaattagcctttttaattgtatatagattcaattttcttattagacttagaattaaactctaactttttgcttattaatacaaaagtcATTATAACCTTTTtaattgtctcttttttttccctctcAATTCTTCATCTCCTATTACTtaaattacttataataaattatttttgagtttatgatccgaatCACCAGGTTATATATCTttatccactatgcttacaagttctgattttgacgtgattttaaaaattttaggtaaatccaaaactataactaaacatatattatatttatcatatatttattataatttagattcgatcatcgatttactttaactaCATTTAATTTCGTATTTAGAAATCGACATATTCAAAATTGTTTATGATACAATTCACCTTGTTATCAAACTCAAAACCCCAcgtaaaaaaaagtcaaaaacatcATCTCCCTCGCTTTACAAAATTCAGAAAAAGCTTTTCACGGCAACATACGAAGAGAAAAAGGGTAACAATTTCGGACttttatttttccaattttATTTCTGTATGTataatttctttatattttaCTACACTAATAATTCattactttatttataatacaaattcgattttcattgatttaattaataattagtttaataAATCAATCCATCCCTCAAATCGCAAATACTTAGGTATGATCTCAGAGCTGATTTATCGGGATAATTAGTAGCTTTGATCTgttgtttgtttaattatttgtagtttgaaaattttgattatctgttttgttttttttttttaaatgtgagATTTAATTCTGTTAGATACACATGCgttatatttttggtatttgtGTTGtaggatttttttaaaatttattttttggttaCTGTTACtgattgtttttcatttttaataaaaaaaagtatttcaaattAGACTGCAAATAATAGTTACTGTTAAGAATTAGGTTCAGTAAAACtggattttaattattttttttgatgaaattttaaTTTACTAAAAAATGGATAAGTGCATTGAATTGTTTTCGGCTTGTAACGTTTTGCTGTTGTATGTATCGAACTCTCGgctaattgtttttttttttttttttaatgtattgtGAACTGATGTGGCAAGTTATATGGCTTCGACGCCAGCAAAATTACCGGTTACTTTGTAATTAGTTAACTGAATACCTACAATAGCGTAATTGAAAGTTTAATATGTGCAATAGGAAATATGGAAGTTGAATACATACAATATCAAAACATGACAACTCTTATACGTTTTTATGCACTTAACCCTACTAAAATAGATAAATGGTGTTATTTGCTGTAATCATATAATTTGTAGCTCAAGATAAGTACTTTTTATGTGtcattgtgtgtgtgtgtgtgtttttaattttttttttgtgttatgaCATACTCGATAATAGGAAACGTTACTCTAGTTCTGTTAAAGGTAATATCTGAAATAACGCGTTAGTAGGATGCATTTAAGAAAGTAgttgtttgttagttttttcAGAATATATGAGGAATGTATATCTGAGAGAATAAGGACCTCTAAAAGCGGTGATTTTGAATATTAGGTCGCCAAATTTTATGGATTATTACCTTTTTAGGTGTTGGATTATGCTGTTAATTTGGATAGGCTGTAGATTATGTATATCGTCGTGAAGAAGATACCTAAATTGTTTGAGAAAATTATTTCCCGATGTGATATGGGTTTGTGACGCTCCGAAATTTGGTGGAATTTTATTCAGCGCTAATGTGTGCTGACTTCTGTGCAGTTATATGAATCTGAATAAATTGATGATGAAGTGTAGGAGACAAGAGTGAAATGGGATGACTTAATAGGTTTTGGGATCACTGTATGTGACAATATGTTATACACAATATAATGCAGAATAAAGACTCTTATGTAGACCAAGTTAGCGAACAAAACAGACAATTCGAACCCCTGAATTATGTTAATTGTAAATACTTGATCGGCTTAAGATATTATGAATTCCAAATTAAATTGGACGAACTACTATGGATACTACATTATGGAGCTACAAAGCATTCGGATTCCTTAAGTAAATAAATCTTCTAGAAGCtttactaaaataaaaaactccTAGAAGCTTTGCTTACTTCATGCATGTATGAGTTATGAGTTATGACTATGCGCGCCTGCAACATGCATTCATGCGTGCATTAAATAATTCCCTCCTTGGACTATTATTGCCGTTCTAATAAATTTGCATTTGCTAATTTCCTAGGAAGTATGAGTGAAGCACCTGTAACGAAGCCGATGGAGTCAAAAAGGACATTGAATTTGAGTGGTACGGCTAAGGATGTGAAAAGCGCGCCACCACTTGGCCTGTTTGATGTAGGTGAAAGTCAGCGCGCTTACATATTTCGGGTGTCCCTGCCTGGTGTCCGTTTACCTCAATGTGAGCTCTCAGTTACACTATGATAATATGACAATCACCTCTGTAGTTCTGTTatagtttctttttcttctataTTTGGGTTGCCAATATGAGATTGTATGTATAAACCTTGATGAATTCTGCTTCAAGAGCACCTAAACTAATATAACTTGGAGTTCTATTATATTATTTTGGCAATCAACATGTGGTCCAGTTAAAACAATTATATGGAACAAACGGATTAGGAAGCTCTTGTTTACGTTAAAACTTAGGAGAAGATTTGATAGATCGCCTATAGTTCAAGTCTAGATCTAAGTAGTCAAGGAcataaatttcggtgtttcggtcacggactggtatacgaaatatcgcttttttcggtggtatttcggtaattctaatagtatatatatatatatatttatatatatacataaataagagtaaaagataaaacctgGAAATGCTGAAACAGAATTTACCGAAATTTCggaaatttcggtggtatttcggtcaaAACCACCGAAAATTTTGGAAACGATATCAAAACCGAAATTCAATACCGAAATTATGTCCCACCACCGAAAaccggtataccaccgaaatttcaccgaaattgataacataggtCTAGATCTTTGCTCTTTGAAGATGAAGAAAGAGGgttgttttttgaataaataGTGACGAGTGGAGAAAAACTTAGGAGGATCTTAGAATATTCCATCACTACTACGCACACGCTACATACACACCGGCAATACATAAAGATGAGAAAACCATCGGATCCACTCTACTCTGATCAAatatatcatcttttttatCTCATTGGATTGTCACCAACTGATTGGTCCCCTGTTTGGGTTGAAAGTTTTTAATAGTTGCTGCATTGGGAACTTTTTGATAAGTGGGTCGCAGTTGTGGAGTTTTAGTT
The Erigeron canadensis isolate Cc75 chromosome 2, C_canadensis_v1, whole genome shotgun sequence DNA segment above includes these coding regions:
- the LOC122586784 gene encoding psbP domain-containing protein 3, chloroplastic isoform X1, with the translated sequence MAPLSSLHSHSLRPHISSPPDVFFPHFTRFKKPHYQNLVFCKTRQQDQDLCLTVEDQSFKVQRRDLLLNTVFGSLFVPAMVPLAFAEEAIPEGYRIYTDDVNKFKITIPQDWLIGGGEGNGFKSVTAFYPSEAANSNVSLVITGLGADFTKLESFGKVDAFAENLVSGLDRSWQRPPGVSAKLIDSKSTKGMYYLEYTLTNPGESERHLYSVLGIANNGWYNRLYTLTGQYMDNESEKYRAQIEKAVASFKLV
- the LOC122586784 gene encoding psbP domain-containing protein 3, chloroplastic isoform X2 yields the protein MVPLAFAEEAIPEGYRIYTDDVNKFKITIPQDWLIGGGEGNGFKSVTAFYPSEAANSNVSLVITGLGADFTKLESFGKVDAFAENLVSGLDRSWQRPPGVSAKLIDSKSTKGMYYLEYTLTNPGESERHLYSVLGIANNGWYNRLYTLTGQYMDNESEKYRAQIEKAVASFKLV